The genomic window GTCGAACCGATGATCGCGGCCGGTGGCGGCTCGATTATCAACGTGTCGTCCATCGAGGGGCTGCGGGGCGCGCCCATGGTGCACCCCTACGTCGCGTCCAAGTGGGGCGTGCGTGGCCTGGCGAAGTCGGCCGCATTGGAGCTGGCGCCACACAACATTCGGGTGAACTCGGTGCACCCGGGGTTCATCCGGACGCCGATGACCGCTCACCTGCCCGAGGACATGGTGACGATTCCGCTGGGGCGGCCGGGCGAAGTCCGGGAAGTCGCGACGTTCGTGCTCTTTCTGGCCAGTGACGAATCGTCCTACTCCACCGGCAGCGAGTTCATCATGGACGGCGGGCTGATCACCGACGTGAATCACAAGGAGTTCTAGGGCGGTGCTATAACCGCGAGCATGCCCCTGGAAACCCTGGCGAGCATCGTCGGAGCCAGCCACGTGATCACCGATCCCGACGTGCTGGCCGGGCGCAGTGTCGACCACACCGGGCGTTATCGCGGCCGGGCCAGGGCGTTGGTGCGACCCGGCGACGCCGAGCAGGTCGCCGACGTGTTGCGGGTGTGCAGTGCGGCCGGGCTGAACGTGACCGTGCAGGGCGGGCGCACCTCGCTGGTGGCCGGGACGGTTCCGGAGCACGACGACGTGCTGCTGTCCACCGAGCGGCTGACCGCCATCGGCGACGTGGACACGGTGGAGCGCCGCGTCGAGGCCGGGGCGGGCGCCACGCTGGCCGCGGTGCAACACGCCGCGGGTGTGGCGGGCCTGGTGTTCGGCGTGGATCTGGCCGCCCGCGACACCGCGACCGTCGGCGGCATGGCCTCGACCAACGCCGGTGGCCTGCGTACGGTGCGCTACGGCAACATGGCCGAACAGGTCCTCGGGCTGCAGGTCGCGCTGCCCGACGGCTCGCTGATGCGCCGGCACAGCCTGGTGCGCAGCGACAACACCGGATACGACCTGCCGGCGCTGTTCGTCGGCGCAGAGGGCACCCTCGGCGTCATCACCGCGCTCGATCTGCGGCTGCATCCCACCCCGTCGCATCGGGTGACGGCGGTATGCGGATTCGCCGATCTGGAGGCGCTGATCGAGGCGGGCCGGGCCTTTCGCGACGTGGACGGCATCGCCGCGCTGGAACTGATCGACGGCCGAGCGGCCGCGCTGGCCGCCGAGCACCTGGGCGTCGGCGCCCCGGTACAGGGCGACTGGCTGCTGCTGGTGGAACTGGCCGCCGACCACGACCAGACCGAGCGGCTGGCCGAGCTGCTGGACGGTGCCCGGCTGTGCGACGAGCCCGCGGTGGGTGTGGATTCGGCTGCCCAGCAACGACTTTGGCGTATTCGCGAATCGCTGGCCGAGGTGCTCGGCGTGTACGGGCCACCGTTGAAGTTCGACGTGTCGCTGCCGCTGTCGGCCATCGGCGCCTTCGCCCGGGAGGCCGCCGCCCTGATCGAAGCCCGGGTCAGCGACGCTGTGCCGGTGTTGTTCGGCCATGTCGGCGAAGGCAACCTGCACCTCAACGTGCTGCGCGTGCCGGTCGACGAGGAGAAGGCGTTGTACGGGCCGATGATGGACTTGATCGCGCAGTGCGGCGGCAACGTCAGTTCCGAACACGGTGTCGGCAGCCGCAAGCGCGCCTACCTCGAAATGTCCAGGGAGGCAGCGGATATCACGGTGATGCGGTCGGTCAAGGCCGCGCTGGACCCGACCGGCTACCTCAATGCGGCGGTGCTGTTCGACTAGTCACGGCTTCCGGCGACGATATTTCGGGCGGCGGGCAATGCCCACCGCCCGAAATCGTCCCCCCGCCGGGCTGGCTTCCCGCTGAGTGTGCAGCACTAGCGACGGCCGCCACCACCGCCGGAGCTGTGGCCGCCGCCACCACCGCCGAAGCCGCCACCACCGCCGAAGCCGCCACCACCGCCGAAGCCGCCACCACCGCCGAAGCTGCGCCCGCCGCCGCCCCCCGAGCCACCCCCGCCGAAGAGGCCACTGCCGCCACCGCCGATGGCTGGGCCTGAGCCGCCGCCGATGGCGGCAGGGCCTCCTGCGCCACCGCCGATGGCTGGGCTTGAGCCGCCGCCGATGGCTGGGCTTGAGCCGCCGCCGATGGCGGCAGGGCCTCCTGCGCCACCGCTGGTGGGGCCGCCATCTGTCGGGCCAACGACAGCGGTCCCGCCGCCCGTGGGGCCGCCGGCGGCAGCTCCGCCGCCGTCTGGTTTAGCGGGCGCCGCCGTTGCCGGGGTGTCTGGTTTGGCGGGCGCCGCCGTTGCCGGGGTGTCTGGTTTGGCGGGCGCCGCCGTTGCCGGAGGTATCGGCGTTGCCGGCGTAAGCGGTGTCCATGGCACCGAGGGCGGAGGCGGAGGCGGCCACCAGCCCGGGGTGTTCCAGTCCGGGTCGTCGAGATACCACGTATAGATCGGCCAGATAAACGGGTAATTCTCGTACTGCCGTAGGCAGAACGCTTTAGCCTCCGGGCTGTTGTCATTGATCGGGTTGGGGCCCAAGCACAGCGGTGGCGGTGGCGGTGGACCCGGGGGCGGCGACGGGTCGGTTTCGGTGTCCACCAATCGCACCGATGTCGATTCGAGAGCAGGCCCCGGCGTACCGGGTGGCGCGGCTTCGAACACGGCGAACATCGCGGTTGCAGCCGTCGCGGCAAGAACTGCCGACTTCAACCGGGATTGCAATCCGCCGCAGCCGCGGATTGTGTGCTGCCGCCGGTGCTTTCCACCGGCGGCCCGTATTCTCTTTGTCATCATCTGTGGCCCTATCTTCAATTGGCGTATGTGATCATTATTTAAATATGTGACTAGACAACATATATACGATCTAACGAATCATAAGCGGGCTGGTCTATACTGTCAACCGTGGTTGTCAAATCTGATGTAGAGGCGCCCCAGACCGATTTCGGGGAGGCGTTGCGGGTTGCGTGGTGGAGTTACTCCCAGCGCATTGATGCGGAGCTGGCGGCTATTGGTTTGCCGGGGCGTGAATTCCCACTGAACTATGTGTTCGCGCTGTATGGTCATCCCGGTCCGATGACGATTTCGGAGATGGGTCGGCAATTTGCTATCAGTCGTCAGGCGGCCAGCAAGATCACGGCCGAACTGGGCCGGCGCGGGTATATAAGGGTGGCTGCGTCGAGGACCGATCAGCGGGAGAAGGTGGTGGAACTCACGGCAAAAGCGGTCGAGCTCGTCACTGCGCGCCGGAGCGCGGCAGCCGCGCTGGACGGGGAAATCTGTGAACGCCTGGGCTCGGCCGGGCTTACCGAGCTGCAACGTGCCATGGAAACCGTGGGTGAGGTTTCCATGGGTAAGAAACGCGTCGATTTCGGCAACACTTACCGCTCACCCAAGCTGTGGTGAGGGCGTTGCGAAGCGGGGACCGCTAGTCGACAGTCGGTTTGATTCCGACGGCGTGCCGTAGCTGGGCCAGGAACTGCTCGCCGTCGTCACTGCGAACGATGTAGTGCGAGATGGCGATTCGGATCACGGTCGCGGCCTTCACCGCGGCGTTGGGGCCCGGAAGGTGGCGCTGCAGCCCGTCGCGCATCTGCGGGATGACGTGAGCGAACGCGGCGATGGTGTGCTCGGGTTCGACGTCGACCATGCGCACACCCGAATACGAATGCTGGTACTCGACGATGAAGCGCAACACCGCATCGAGCTTGTCGATCCCCTTGAGCCCCGCGGTGGCCTTGGCCAAACCGCTTTCGAAAACCTGCCGCTCGTAGGCGGAAAACGCGGAGAGCAGCTCCTCTTTGGACGCGAACCATCGATACAACGTGGGCCGGGACACGCCGGCCTGGGCGGCGACCTCGGACAGGCTGAGTTTGGACTTGCCGTTTCGGCCCAGCACCTCGGCGGTGGCCGCGAGGATCCGCTGCGGGGTCGAGCCGTCGGTTTCGGCCGTCAGCGGATTGCTCATATCTGAGACTTTACGAACTATTGCCGAAGTAGCCACGTTCTTCTGCCCTCGCGTCAGGCTCGGGGTGGCCGGCGGCGCACCAGGACGGACTGCTGGATAGCGCCGACCGCGCCCTGCTCGTCGTACAACGTGCCGATCGTGGTCCCGATGCCGTCCGGCCCATAGCTGGTCTCCGCGCGAATGCCGACCCACTCCCCGTCGGGAACGCGAAAGACGTGCACCGCCAAATCGGTGTTCAAGAAGGTCCACTTGGTGATGTCGAGCTTGCTGCCGATGCCGTTGGCGCAATCGGCCACCGCGAACAGCCGCTCCAGCTGCGTCATCGTCTCGCCCTGGACCAGGTCGACCTCCGGCTTGATCCATGACTCGCCCGGGCCCGGCGTTAGCGGCTCGGTGAGCCACAGCCACTGAAGGCTGTGCACGTAGTTGCGGTCCCACTCCTTGGCCTTGAGGTTGCGGTTGCGGGCTTCGGCGCGCGGCCGGGGCAACTCGGCCGCCGCGTGCGCGATCGCCTGGGTGTCCTGCAGCTGCAGCCGCCAACCACTCGCCCGCGCGACGGGCCGGGGCTCGCCGTCGGGACCGGTGGCCAGCATCTCGGCGGTCACCAGCTCGATCTGCTTGCCGCGGCGCTGAACCTCCGAGCGGACCCAGAGGTCACCGTCCGACGGCACGCCGCCCAGTAGGTCGATCACGACCCGCGACAGCCGGGTGTCGTCGCGCCGCTCGCAGCGCTCCAGCGCCCGGACCAGCAGCGCCGAGACCGGGCCGCCGTGCTGGATCGCCGCCGACCAGGTGCCGCGAGCCAGGTCGGTCGCGCGGAACTTCTCGCCCAACGCATCGGCCAGGCCACCAGGGGGGTCGATCAGCTCGTAATAGGAGTCGGTCACGTGTGTCCTCTCGGGTGTCTCAGGGCAACCCGGCGCCGGGCATGGCGACCTGCACGGCGTCGAGCCGCGATCCCCGGGTGCCCACCAGGCGCTGAG from Mycobacterium shigaense includes these protein-coding regions:
- a CDS encoding thioesterase family protein encodes the protein MTDSYYELIDPPGGLADALGEKFRATDLARGTWSAAIQHGGPVSALLVRALERCERRDDTRLSRVVIDLLGGVPSDGDLWVRSEVQRRGKQIELVTAEMLATGPDGEPRPVARASGWRLQLQDTQAIAHAAAELPRPRAEARNRNLKAKEWDRNYVHSLQWLWLTEPLTPGPGESWIKPEVDLVQGETMTQLERLFAVADCANGIGSKLDITKWTFLNTDLAVHVFRVPDGEWVGIRAETSYGPDGIGTTIGTLYDEQGAVGAIQQSVLVRRRPPRA
- a CDS encoding FAD-binding oxidoreductase, which produces MPLETLASIVGASHVITDPDVLAGRSVDHTGRYRGRARALVRPGDAEQVADVLRVCSAAGLNVTVQGGRTSLVAGTVPEHDDVLLSTERLTAIGDVDTVERRVEAGAGATLAAVQHAAGVAGLVFGVDLAARDTATVGGMASTNAGGLRTVRYGNMAEQVLGLQVALPDGSLMRRHSLVRSDNTGYDLPALFVGAEGTLGVITALDLRLHPTPSHRVTAVCGFADLEALIEAGRAFRDVDGIAALELIDGRAAALAAEHLGVGAPVQGDWLLLVELAADHDQTERLAELLDGARLCDEPAVGVDSAAQQRLWRIRESLAEVLGVYGPPLKFDVSLPLSAIGAFAREAAALIEARVSDAVPVLFGHVGEGNLHLNVLRVPVDEEKALYGPMMDLIAQCGGNVSSEHGVGSRKRAYLEMSREAADITVMRSVKAALDPTGYLNAAVLFD
- a CDS encoding TetR/AcrR family transcriptional regulator, coding for MSNPLTAETDGSTPQRILAATAEVLGRNGKSKLSLSEVAAQAGVSRPTLYRWFASKEELLSAFSAYERQVFESGLAKATAGLKGIDKLDAVLRFIVEYQHSYSGVRMVDVEPEHTIAAFAHVIPQMRDGLQRHLPGPNAAVKAATVIRIAISHYIVRSDDGEQFLAQLRHAVGIKPTVD
- a CDS encoding MarR family winged helix-turn-helix transcriptional regulator; protein product: MVVKSDVEAPQTDFGEALRVAWWSYSQRIDAELAAIGLPGREFPLNYVFALYGHPGPMTISEMGRQFAISRQAASKITAELGRRGYIRVAASRTDQREKVVELTAKAVELVTARRSAAAALDGEICERLGSAGLTELQRAMETVGEVSMGKKRVDFGNTYRSPKLW
- a CDS encoding glucose 1-dehydrogenase: MGRVDGKVALISGGAGGMGAEDARLLVEEGAKVVIGDILDDQGKALADEIGDSARYVHLDVTQPDQWDAAVATAIGEFGKLNVLVNNAGTVALGPLKSFDLAKWQKVIDVNLTGTFLGMRASVEPMIAAGGGSIINVSSIEGLRGAPMVHPYVASKWGVRGLAKSAALELAPHNIRVNSVHPGFIRTPMTAHLPEDMVTIPLGRPGEVREVATFVLFLASDESSYSTGSEFIMDGGLITDVNHKEF